The Echinicola rosea genome has a segment encoding these proteins:
- a CDS encoding RagB/SusD family nutrient uptake outer membrane protein yields MKNIINNYKKTLTLASALVLGTLGSCSLDEEVYSIYTPETFYSNEKEVLSSLSGVYRNFAQITGMGAEYRTLELSADQVVVHGKIQGWWANNDFEQLMEHEWDATHAYIAGTWNTLFGTVGQANALIDALDASGLEGIEGPRAELQALRAFAYFYLVDLYGNVPIFTAPKVDPLNLPTQNTRAEVVDFIIAELEAALPNLPSQTEVGSEYYGRFTREAGYTLLATLYLNAEVYTGTSQWEKAIEYADMVINSGAYQLLPDYFDNFVHDNEENAEFIFGGIYTPNIPGGIGHPLVQKVLPGISGGLFGLPYTPQNGFGTRPSVYELYENQDDRKNMFLAYGPMKDPRNGEIVMVERIVPDNNSNLYREGTSTEGPVPYEIIPATGIRNQPMNAGIKWIKWGLDPNTNGGNASNDIAFFRYADVLLIKAEALARQGNFSEATTLVNDVRERSNASSLSTVTLEDILDERGRELAFELARRRDLIRFGQFNDAWEFKEASEPFRTLYPIPSTAIDANPNLQQNPGYQ; encoded by the coding sequence ATGAAAAATATTATCAATAATTATAAAAAAACGCTTACACTTGCTTCAGCATTGGTACTGGGCACTTTGGGAAGCTGTTCGCTAGATGAGGAGGTGTATTCCATCTACACACCAGAAACCTTTTATTCCAATGAAAAAGAAGTGTTATCCTCCCTGTCCGGAGTTTACCGGAATTTTGCCCAAATAACTGGAATGGGGGCGGAATACCGGACTTTGGAGCTGTCTGCTGATCAAGTGGTCGTCCATGGCAAAATCCAAGGCTGGTGGGCCAATAATGATTTTGAACAACTGATGGAACATGAATGGGACGCCACGCACGCTTATATTGCAGGCACATGGAACACCTTATTTGGCACCGTTGGCCAAGCAAACGCGCTGATCGACGCGCTGGATGCTTCCGGACTGGAGGGCATCGAAGGCCCAAGGGCAGAATTACAGGCACTAAGGGCGTTTGCCTATTTCTACTTGGTGGACCTGTACGGCAATGTGCCCATTTTCACTGCTCCGAAGGTGGATCCGTTAAATCTTCCTACCCAAAACACACGGGCCGAAGTGGTGGATTTTATCATTGCTGAACTGGAAGCTGCCCTTCCAAACCTGCCCTCCCAAACCGAGGTAGGTAGTGAATACTATGGTCGCTTTACAAGGGAAGCGGGCTATACGCTCTTGGCCACCCTTTACCTGAATGCCGAAGTATATACCGGCACTTCCCAGTGGGAGAAAGCCATTGAGTACGCCGACATGGTCATCAACTCAGGTGCCTACCAATTGCTACCGGATTACTTTGACAATTTTGTCCATGACAATGAAGAAAATGCGGAGTTTATTTTTGGTGGAATCTACACTCCTAACATTCCTGGAGGTATCGGCCATCCCTTGGTGCAAAAAGTCCTTCCTGGCATTAGTGGCGGATTATTCGGTCTTCCCTACACTCCTCAGAATGGTTTTGGCACAAGGCCTTCGGTTTATGAACTTTATGAAAACCAAGACGACAGAAAAAACATGTTTCTTGCTTATGGTCCCATGAAAGATCCTCGTAACGGGGAAATCGTCATGGTGGAAAGAATAGTGCCAGACAACAACAGCAACCTTTACCGTGAAGGGACCTCCACTGAAGGTCCTGTACCTTATGAGATCATCCCTGCCACTGGCATCAGAAACCAACCCATGAATGCAGGCATCAAATGGATCAAATGGGGGCTTGACCCCAATACCAATGGCGGAAATGCCAGCAATGACATTGCTTTTTTCCGTTATGCTGATGTCCTGTTGATCAAAGCAGAGGCACTGGCACGACAGGGCAACTTCTCTGAAGCGACCACCTTGGTCAATGACGTCAGAGAACGAAGCAACGCCTCGTCGCTAAGTACCGTAACCTTAGAAGATATTCTCGACGAAAGAGGAAGGGAACTGGCCTTTGAGCTGGCAAGACGAAGGGATTTGATTCGATTTGGCCAGTTTAATGATGCTTGGGAGTTCAAGGAAGCCTCTGAACCTTTCAGGACGCTTTATCCGATTCCCAGCACAGCCATTGATGCCAATCCGAACCTACAACAAAACCCAGGATACCAATGA
- a CDS encoding TolB family protein has translation MKFNFLTTNLTACTMKKIMVTGSIIMGLSGAHFVQSQTVAGKDYSSRSHVDKTFDMIGVNAFGQRFPAESFTYEDEITGKKVIALTTSRHHNSKIYQTHPQWTPDGKHIVFRSDRSGKGLAYAISMENHEIIQIASGEDGSSFHLGWKENHAYHFRNDSLIRLNLEALLEDSNAGQVANKSSYEKVIGILDQELHPNGMALDHDEESLYFSTRVIDGQSSIYEVDLATGKMTAVLTVPFRIGHLQANPYKAGEMMFCWETGGDAPQRIWFVSIDNNGQVTNRPLYDESDETWVTHEVFLDQDHIGFNVMGHLDRLQEGDNGIYSLNIRNNDLTFHGQQDWGGYWHTAGTRNLKWIVGDTFNGDLYLIKYGNPENTTLLTTGHRLTSKSPFSKEAHSHHSVSPDGKWLLFNSSLLTDSDIMLMPLLDE, from the coding sequence ATGAAATTTAACTTCTTGACCACCAACCTTACTGCCTGCACCATGAAAAAAATCATGGTGACGGGCAGTATCATCATGGGCCTCTCCGGAGCCCATTTTGTTCAATCCCAAACGGTAGCAGGTAAAGATTATTCCTCCAGAAGTCATGTGGACAAGACCTTTGATATGATAGGTGTCAACGCCTTTGGGCAGCGATTTCCTGCCGAAAGCTTCACCTATGAGGATGAAATAACCGGAAAAAAGGTAATTGCCCTGACCACTTCCAGGCATCATAATTCTAAGATCTACCAAACCCATCCCCAATGGACACCTGACGGAAAACACATAGTGTTTCGTTCAGATCGCTCTGGCAAAGGACTGGCTTATGCCATATCCATGGAAAACCATGAAATCATCCAGATTGCTTCCGGAGAAGACGGAAGTAGCTTCCACCTTGGCTGGAAGGAAAATCATGCCTATCACTTCCGCAATGATTCACTGATTAGGCTTAACTTGGAAGCCCTTTTAGAGGACAGCAATGCTGGCCAAGTGGCCAATAAATCTTCCTACGAAAAAGTAATTGGAATATTGGACCAGGAGCTACACCCAAACGGCATGGCGCTGGATCATGATGAAGAAAGCCTCTATTTTTCGACACGAGTAATAGACGGTCAATCCTCCATATATGAAGTAGATCTGGCCACTGGAAAGATGACGGCAGTACTCACCGTACCATTCAGAATTGGTCATTTGCAAGCCAATCCTTACAAAGCTGGTGAGATGATGTTTTGCTGGGAAACCGGTGGGGACGCCCCCCAACGCATTTGGTTTGTCAGTATTGACAACAATGGACAGGTCACTAATCGCCCTCTCTATGATGAGTCCGACGAAACCTGGGTAACCCATGAAGTTTTCCTTGATCAGGATCACATCGGCTTTAATGTCATGGGTCATCTGGACAGGCTTCAGGAGGGTGACAATGGCATTTATTCCTTAAACATCCGCAACAATGACCTCACCTTTCACGGACAACAGGATTGGGGAGGATATTGGCATACCGCCGGAACGAGGAACTTAAAATGGATCGTAGGCGACACCTTTAATGGCGACCTTTACCTAATCAAATACGGCAACCCAGAAAACACAACACTGCTGACCACAGGACACCGCCTTACCAGCAAAAGTCCTTTTTCCAAAGAGGCTCACTCTCATCACTCTGTCAGCCCAGATGGCAAGTGGCTGCTGTTCAATTCCAGCCTTCTGACCGACAGTGATATCATGCTCATGCCGTTGCTGGATGAATAG